ATTACTAATTTAGTTAAGAAGGCAATTAAGGAATCACCTACTGCTTTTAATAACCAATCAACACGTGCAATTGTCCTTTTTGGAAATGCATCAGACAAGGCTTGGGATTTAGTAGCAGACAGATTAAAGTCTGAAGTACCAACAGAAGAAGCATACGCTAAAACAAAAGAAAAAATTGATTCATTTAAAGCAGGCTTTGGAACAGTATTGTTCTTTACAGATCAAACAACAGTTGATGATAATAAAGCACAATTTGCTTTATATGCTGATAACTTCCAAGATTGGTCAGAACAAGGCCTTGGTGGAGCTCAGCAAAGTGTCTGGGTTGCTTTAGCAGAAAACAAACTGGGAGCAAGCCTACAACATTATAACCCACTTATAGATGATGCTTTCAAAGAAGCATTTAATGTTCCTGAAGGATGGGTTTTACGCGCAGAAATGCCATTTGGTTCGATTGAAGCAACACGTGAGGAAAAAGTATACATGGATGATGAAGAACGTGTCCGTGTAATCGAAAACTAATTTTTCCAAAAATAAGCTAGATTACAGGAAATGTGATATAAGTCGAAAAAAATTGACTTATTAAACAATATTTATACGAAATAAATAGAGTGGGTGGGTCAAAATTTAATTTTTTGTCCCCAAATAAAGCCAAAAAAGAAACCAGATCAAAAATTAATTTTGACCTGGCTTCTTTTTTAGATTGTACGTAAATTACGCTCTATAAATCAGTCGAAATCTGCAACACTAAATAACATAATTCTTTTGAAAATCTGCAACGTAGTCTTTTGGAAGATTAAGTCCATCAAGGAGATAGTCGTCAAAACCTCCAAAGCGTTGGCTTATTAAATCAAATGCATGTTCTAAATAATCGCTTTTAACATTCAATGATACTTCTAGTCCTGCTAGTTTTTTAGGAGTTAGTCGATTTGCGAAAGCATTCAAAATTGTTTTATTGGCTTCTTTGCGATCTTCATTTGTTTGTAGATAATCCCTATAGATTTCATCAGATGTAGCACCTGCTATTTTTAGAATCAGGGCAGCAGCAAAACCAGTACGATCTTTTCCAGCGAAACAATGAAAAATTATTGGCTGAGGATTTTTAACTAATTCCATGAGAAAAGTATGATAACCTGTTTGAGCAGAGTGGCCTAATACAAGTTCAGTGTATGCATCAAACATGTGCGATTCTATGTTATCAGAGATTGTCATATTTTTAAGGCTGGGGTTAGCCTGACCAGCTGTCGACATCAAATTGATGTTTTCGTATGCAATTTTTTCAAATACAGAGTCTGGTCGATTTGCAATTTCCTCTGGTCGTCTGAAGTCGTATATTTTTTTAAGATGTAGTTTATCTTCAAGAAAAGAGCTATCATACGGAGAAATATTGCATAATTCGCCACTTCTAAAAAATGTTTTCTCTTTTAATTGACCATGTGTAACAG
Above is a window of Liquorilactobacillus hordei DSM 19519 DNA encoding:
- a CDS encoding tyrosine-protein phosphatase — encoded protein: MTVDYTKKTTIVNIRDIGGIPVTHGQLKEKTFFRSGELCNISPYDSSFLEDKLHLKKIYDFRRPEEIANRPDSVFEKIAYENINLMSTAGQANPSLKNMTISDNIESHMFDAYTELVLGHSAQTGYHTFLMELVKNPQPIIFHCFAGKDRTGFAAALILKIAGATSDEIYRDYLQTNEDRKEANKTILNAFANRLTPKKLAGLEVSLNVKSDYLEHAFDLISQRFGGFDDYLLDGLNLPKDYVADFQKNYVI
- a CDS encoding nitroreductase family protein — translated: MEQKLIELLKNRRSIYALGKNVKDSKEEITNLVKKAIKESPTAFNNQSTRAIVLFGNASDKAWDLVADRLKSEVPTEEAYAKTKEKIDSFKAGFGTVLFFTDQTTVDDNKAQFALYADNFQDWSEQGLGGAQQSVWVALAENKLGASLQHYNPLIDDAFKEAFNVPEGWVLRAEMPFGSIEATREEKVYMDDEERVRVIEN